A single genomic interval of Pyrus communis chromosome 5, drPyrComm1.1, whole genome shotgun sequence harbors:
- the LOC137735475 gene encoding protein cornichon homolog 4-like produces MEMLWTWLLSFFFILALLCILGYQLVCLVDLEYDYINPYDSSSRINNVILPEFIIQGVLCFILLIARHWFMLFMALPHLYYNVNLYVTRRHLVDVTEIYNQLSWEKKQRFFKIGYLLVLFILSLFWLLWSIGDEYE; encoded by the exons ATGGAGATGCTGTGGACATGGCTGCTGAGTTTCTTCTTCATTCTAGCTTTGTTATGCATTCTGGGTTATCAG CTTGTGTGCTTGGTGGACCTCGAGTATGACTACATCAACCCATATGATTCATCATCTCGGATAAACAATGTCATTTTGCCAGAATTTATTATTCAAGGAGTTTTGTGCTTCATTCTTCTTATAGCGCGACATTGGTTCATGCTTTTCATGGCTCTGCCACACCTATATTATAATGTCAATTT GTATGTGACGAGACGACACTTGGTAGATGTGACTGAGATCTATAACCAACTGAGCTGGGAGAAAAAGCAACGCTTTTTTAAGATTGGCTATCTTTTGGTCCTATTCATTCTTTCTTTATTCTG GTTGCTTTGGAGCATTGGAGACGAATACGAATAA